A portion of the Brevundimonas pondensis genome contains these proteins:
- a CDS encoding NADH dehydrogenase ubiquinone Fe-S protein 4: MRGHNRPPFPPKIPGTDQPSWDVPTAIIYRPARSAMTSAPRPNYWVLEFEPSRPPQIEPLMGYTSSGDPYRPIRLKFPDRDSAVDFAERQDWHYVVREDAGGARMANPWAGETRHRLHRGVDAPGAFRVPFRPDRGLSRGVQHESTANPSTSDRESFDPVLEASLESFPASDPPAWTVT, encoded by the coding sequence ATGCGCGGCCATAATCGCCCACCATTCCCGCCGAAAATTCCCGGAACCGATCAGCCATCCTGGGACGTGCCGACGGCAATCATCTACCGTCCTGCCCGTTCCGCGATGACATCGGCGCCTCGGCCCAACTACTGGGTCCTCGAGTTCGAGCCGTCCCGGCCGCCGCAGATCGAGCCGCTGATGGGATACACGTCCAGCGGCGATCCCTATCGTCCGATTCGGCTGAAGTTTCCGGATCGCGACAGCGCCGTGGACTTCGCAGAGCGGCAGGACTGGCATTATGTCGTGCGCGAGGACGCTGGGGGAGCCCGGATGGCGAACCCTTGGGCGGGTGAGACGCGCCACCGGCTGCACAGGGGCGTCGATGCCCCGGGAGCCTTCCGGGTCCCCTTCCGCCCGGATCGCGGCCTCTCAAGAGGCGTCCAGCATGAGAGCACGGCCAACCCGTCTACCAGCGACAGGGAGAGTTTCGATCCGGTCCTCGAAGCCTCGCTCGAATCCTTCCCCGCCTCTGATCCTCCGGCGTGGACGGTGACGTGA